The region TATTTGTGAAAGTATAGAAAAGCCTTGATTGTAAGGCTTTTTTTGTGTTTTTGTGATAGAATATAGGTAGTTTAAAATCGACAGCAACTAAGAAGCAGTAAAAATATTATTCATAAAATAATCAAGCTAGCGTAGACGAACTGGATAGGTTACTAGTGAAAACTGCAAAAAGTGTTGTGAAATGAATCGGAGAGTGCTTGATGGATTTTAGTAGTAAGATAGTCATAAATAAAGGCTGGTCAGATGATAAAAAATATTATGTGACAGATCAAAATCAGCAAAAATATTTCTTGCGTGTTTCTGATAAGGAGAAGTTAGATTCTAAAAAATTTGAATTTGATATGATGGAGAAAGTAGCTTCTCTTGGAGTTCCAATGTGTAGACCAATTAGCATAGAACTCTGCGATGACGAAGTACATTCTTTACACGAATGGATAGACGGGAAAGATGCAAGTGAAACCATTTTAACTGTTTCGCAAGAACAACAATACACTTACGGAGTAAAAGCAGGAAATATACTTCGAAAAATTCATTCACTTCCTGTTACAGAAGTTCGTGAAGATTGGGAACCCTTTTTTAATCGTAAAATTGATGAAAAAATCAAAAAATACAAAGAATGCCCCGTTCAATACGAAAATGGTCAGATTTTTATTGATTTTTTAAATGCAAATAGAGAATTATTAAAAGATAGACCTCAGGTTTTTCAACATGGAGATTATCATATCGGGAATTTCATGATTGGTGAAGATCGTAATATTTATGTCATTGACTTTGATCGATTTGACCTTGGAGATCCTTGGGAGGAATTCAATCGTATTGTGTGGTCAGCTCAAGTTTCACCTTCTTTTGCCTCTGGTATGATAGATGGATATTTTGATCATAAGGTTCCAGATTTATTTTGGAAACTTCTTGCTATCTATATTGTAAATAACATAGTTGGTGCTCTTCCATGGTCTGTTCCTTACGGAGTTGAAGAAATATCAGTAATGCAAAATCAAGCTAAGGAAATTTTAGAATGGTATGATGATATGAAGCAAATCATTCCTAGTTGGTATTTGATTGAGAAAAAGTTGAATAATAAAAGAGTTTAAATATCAATTTGAAAAAATGTCAAGATTATTTTTCTCATATTATAACAAATTCAATTCTTTATTAATACCTATCAAGAATTATCTTGAAAATTGGAATGATATTTAGGGGGCAAGTTAATGATTGGGATGTTAAGAGTAAAGAAGTTTAACAAGTTTACAAGTTAGCAAGTAAATTTATTAAGTGACAATTATCAGCTATAAAGTTGAAAAAAGGGAACTATACCAAAGAAAAAGAAATAATTAAATTAGAAGTAGTAGGTGAAATGATGAGAATCGGAGTTATTCAAGCAAGTTCGCAAGCGACTAAAAATCAATTAATCTATGATGCTGTATTAAAGTATGCTCCAAAGAAATCTGAGGTTATAAATTTTGGCTGTACGTTGGAAGAAAATGAAAAATACTCGTATATAGAGATTTCTATTCTTATAGGTATCTTGTTGGCAAGTAGGACAGTTGATTTCGTTGTTACGGGCTGTTCTTCCGGACAAGGAATGATGCTTGCTTGTAATAGTATGCCTGATGTCATTTGCGGGTATGCACCTACACCGAATGATGCCTATTTATTTGCTCAGATTAATAATGGAAATGCGATATCATTACCATTAGGTGAAGATTATACATGGTCAGGTACTGAAAATCTTGAAAGAACAATAGAAGCTCTTTTCTCGGAGCCATTTGGGCAAGGATACCCCAAGAGTGAGGCAGAAAGAAAGGTAAGAGATGCCGAGAAACTTAAAGAAATAAGAAGAATCGGGCAGGTTCAGTTTGAAGAATTCGCAAATGTACTAGATATATCATTGTTTGAATCAATAAAGAGGAAACAGAATGTAATTCAGAATGTAAAGGCGTATGGGAAGAAAGAAATAGCTGATTTAATGAAATGAGTAAATCACAGTTTGTCGGGGTAATACCTTTTAACGATAACCTTATGCTATTGTCAAAAGGTTTATAGACATGTTCCCACATACATGTTCACTTGGCATACATAGTGTTCACTGGTTTTATGTCGAGTGTGTGGTACTGCTTTTAAGAGCTGATTGAACAAGGAAAATTAGCTAGTGAAAGTCCTACAGTAAGGAGTTTAAACATGAAATTCCATGAATTTGGTGATAAGAATTTACCTCCTATCTTACTGATACACGGTGGTGGCAGTTCTTGGTGGAATTATCTTCGTCAAGCACGAATCTTGTCAGAAAAATACCGTGTTATTTTACCTACTTTGAATGGTCACGGCGAGGAATATCAACTTGCTTATGTTTCTACTGAAGATTCTGCATTGGAAATCTTGGACTATATCAAAGCAAACTGTGGTGGGAAATTGTTTGCAATCGGTGGTGTTTCACTTGGTGGTCAAATTGCCATGGAGCTTTTGTCTTTAGACAGTGAAATTGCTAAGAAGGCCATCATAGACGGAAGCCTCTGTATTCCTCAACCAATGTTATCTAAAATCAGCATCTTTCTAGTGTCTCTATTTGGTAAACTGATGTTCAATAAATTCTCTTGCAAACTTCAGTTAAGCATGATGAACAAACTCTATCCTAAACTAGCTTATTCAAAAGAAATAAAAGCTTATTATTTGGAGGATCTACCAAGGACGCCTGTTAAAACATTGGTGACCATTTACAAAAACTATATGGGGCATTACAAGCTGAAAGATATGATTTCTGCTAGCAAGGCTCAGGTTCTGTATATCTATGGTGAAAAAGAATTGAACTGTGTGAAAGAATCAGCGAAATTATTTCATCAGCTACATCCAAATACGATTTTGTATGAAGCAAAGGGCTATAATCACGGCTATTTGTCAGCTTACCTGCCTCAAGAGTGGATTGATTTGGTGGCACCGTTTTTAAAGAGTTAACCATTGGGAATGTTTAATAAATCTGATATGTCACAAGGAGGAATCTTATGCTAGGAGCAATTGTTGGAGATATTGTAGGTTCTGTTTACGAATGGAACAATATCAAAACGAAGGACTTTCCTTTATTTCGGAAGGACTGCTTTTTTACAGATGACACGGTTATGACCTGTGCTGTTGCAGAAGCGATTATGAATGGGGGACAAAAAGACGACTTTATTGATGCCATGAAGAAATATGGAAGGATGTATCCTGATGCTGATTACGGTGCTCGGTTTAATGCATGGCTAAACAGCGATAACCGTGAGCCTTATAATAGCTTTGGGAATGGATCAGCTATGCGTGTTTCTCCATGTGCTTGGATCATGGACTGTGGTTTTTATGCGAGAGCTGGTACGTTGCCATCATCTAGAGGACTTGCGAGTCTTTCTGCAGAGGTAACTCATAATCATCCAGAAGGTATTAAAGGTGCAATGGCTACAGCTGATGCTATCTTTCTGTGTCGTTTTTACTTTGGTGGTCATTGTAGAGAATACGAGCAACCAATTAACGACAATCCTACGGAGTGTAAAAGACGGATTAAGGATTATATAGAGAAGGAATACAGCTACAATCTATCTCAAACTTTAGATGAAATCCGTCCTAACTATCGTTTCAACGAAACATGTCAGGAAACTGTCCCTCAAGCCATTATTGCCTTTCTTGAAAGTAGAGACTTCGAAGATGCGATAAGAAATGCCATCTCACATGGTGGCGACAGTGATACACTGGCAGCATAGCAGAGGCAGCTTATGGTATTCCTGACTGGATAAAGGATAATGCCTATTCTTACTTGGATGAACCCTTAAAGGATGTAGTTAGAAGATGGGAAAATAGAATAAAAGCGTATTAATCTCCAGTACGTCAGATTTCTCTTTTCTGTATTTTCGTAGTATAATAGGGATACGTTTAGTTTCATATAATGAGATATATATTTTTAACGAATATTAAGGAGAACATTAATGAAAAAAGCAATGGTAATTATCAACCCTACTTCTGGTGGCGAAAAGGCTTTGGATTACAAAGAAAAGCTGGAGAATAAAGCAAAAGAATACTTTGAGCACGTGGAAACCAAAATTACCGAAAAGGCGCTGGATGCAACACATTTTGCTGAAGAAGCTTCTCGTGAGCAGTACGATGCAGTGGTTGTTTTCGGTGGGGATGGGACTGTCAATGAAGTCATTTCGGGTATTGCTGAGAGAGACTACATTCCTAAGTTAGGGATTATCCCTGGTGGCACGGGTAACCTCATTACAAAACTGTTGGAAATCAATCAAGACATCGACGGAGCTATTGATGAGCTTGATTTCAATCTCACCAACAAAATCGATATCGGTAAAGCAAATGATAACTATTTTGGTTATATTTTTAGTATCGGTTCACTTCCTGAGGCGATTCACAATGTTGAAATCGAGGACAAGACAAAATTCGGTATTTTAGCCTATGCTGTAAATACCATGAAGTCCGTTATGACAGATCAGGTCTTTAACATTAAGATTGAGACAGAAAATGGAAATTATGTTGGTGAAGCTAGTCATGTTTTGGTTCTCTTGACAAATTACTTCGCTGATAAGAAAATCTTTGAAGAAGACAAAGATGGCTATGCCAACATTTTGATTCTGAAAGATGCGTCTCTATTCTCCAAATTATCCGTTATTCCTGATTTACTAAAAGGAGATGTTGTCGGCAATGATAATATTGAGTATATCAGAGCGCGTAATATTAAGATCTCTTCAGATAGTGAATTGGAATCAGATGTTGACGGCGATAAATCGGATAACCTACCTGTTGAAATCAAAGTCCTAGCTCAACGAGTAGAAGTATTTTCAAAACCGAAAGAGTAGAAATTAAAAATTAGTTTATTATTCACAACGAAATTAAGTTCTATATCAACGATTGGAGGAGGAATGAATTCTCTATTTGATGAATTTCGAACAATTTGTTCTCATTTAAACCAAGTCGGAATCACTCCGACGCTCATGGGGTCTTTGGGGTTTGAATACCGATCAAATGAAGAATGGGGGCCGTCTGACATTGACATTCATGTTCCTGGTGACCCTAGAGGTTGGGAAGCACCTGATCATCTCAGAATTTATGACTGGGACAAGATAATGAAAGTGATGAACCACTTGGGCTATACCTTGGTAGATATTCACGAGCACGAATTCCAAAAAGATGGCGTGAGCGTTGAATTTGGAAGTATCAATTCATTACCAGATTTTGCAGGAGTTTCGGAATCGGATATAGAGCTGATTCATCTCGAAAACATCACTTTTCGCGTTCCAAGTTTAGAACAGTATTTAAGTATTTACAAGGCTTCTTCCCAAGATTCTTATCGAAATAACCACAATAACAATAAGGATTTTAAAAAAATTGAGTGGCTGGAAAGACATTTGTAAATCATCATTTGAAAAGTAGCAAGTTGTAAGACTGGCTGCTTTTTTATTTATAGAACCAAACCACTAGAATCTACGGACAAGCCTTGAAAATAAAATACGAAAGTAGTATACTAGAATCACAATTGTGAAAACGTTTGCGTCGCAAATGCAACCAAGTAAATCAGGAGACAAATTGATGGAATTAAGCGCTATTTTCCATAGGCCTGAGTCGGAGTATGCCTATCTTTATAAGGATAAGAAGCTTCATATTCGGATTCGAACTAAGAAAGATGACATTGAAAGCATCAACTTGCATTATGGGGACCCTTTTATCTTTATGGAGGAGTTTTATCAAGAT is a window of Streptococcus mitis DNA encoding:
- a CDS encoding aminoglycoside phosphotransferase family protein — encoded protein: MDFSSKIVINKGWSDDKKYYVTDQNQQKYFLRVSDKEKLDSKKFEFDMMEKVASLGVPMCRPISIELCDDEVHSLHEWIDGKDASETILTVSQEQQYTYGVKAGNILRKIHSLPVTEVREDWEPFFNRKIDEKIKKYKECPVQYENGQIFIDFLNANRELLKDRPQVFQHGDYHIGNFMIGEDRNIYVIDFDRFDLGDPWEEFNRIVWSAQVSPSFASGMIDGYFDHKVPDLFWKLLAIYIVNNIVGALPWSVPYGVEEISVMQNQAKEILEWYDDMKQIIPSWYLIEKKLNNKRV
- a CDS encoding RpiB/LacA/LacB family sugar-phosphate isomerase, producing MKKGNYTKEKEIIKLEVVGEMMRIGVIQASSQATKNQLIYDAVLKYAPKKSEVINFGCTLEENEKYSYIEISILIGILLASRTVDFVVTGCSSGQGMMLACNSMPDVICGYAPTPNDAYLFAQINNGNAISLPLGEDYTWSGTENLERTIEALFSEPFGQGYPKSEAERKVRDAEKLKEIRRIGQVQFEEFANVLDISLFESIKRKQNVIQNVKAYGKKEIADLMK
- a CDS encoding alpha/beta fold hydrolase; the encoded protein is MKFHEFGDKNLPPILLIHGGGSSWWNYLRQARILSEKYRVILPTLNGHGEEYQLAYVSTEDSALEILDYIKANCGGKLFAIGGVSLGGQIAMELLSLDSEIAKKAIIDGSLCIPQPMLSKISIFLVSLFGKLMFNKFSCKLQLSMMNKLYPKLAYSKEIKAYYLEDLPRTPVKTLVTIYKNYMGHYKLKDMISASKAQVLYIYGEKELNCVKESAKLFHQLHPNTILYEAKGYNHGYLSAYLPQEWIDLVAPFLKS
- a CDS encoding diacylglycerol/lipid kinase family protein, producing MKKAMVIINPTSGGEKALDYKEKLENKAKEYFEHVETKITEKALDATHFAEEASREQYDAVVVFGGDGTVNEVISGIAERDYIPKLGIIPGGTGNLITKLLEINQDIDGAIDELDFNLTNKIDIGKANDNYFGYIFSIGSLPEAIHNVEIEDKTKFGILAYAVNTMKSVMTDQVFNIKIETENGNYVGEASHVLVLLTNYFADKKIFEEDKDGYANILILKDASLFSKLSVIPDLLKGDVVGNDNIEYIRARNIKISSDSELESDVDGDKSDNLPVEIKVLAQRVEVFSKPKE
- a CDS encoding phosphoribosylanthranilate isomerase — its product is MNSLFDEFRTICSHLNQVGITPTLMGSLGFEYRSNEEWGPSDIDIHVPGDPRGWEAPDHLRIYDWDKIMKVMNHLGYTLVDIHEHEFQKDGVSVEFGSINSLPDFAGVSESDIELIHLENITFRVPSLEQYLSIYKASSQDSYRNNHNNNKDFKKIEWLERHL